One stretch of Euphorbia lathyris chromosome 7, ddEupLath1.1, whole genome shotgun sequence DNA includes these proteins:
- the LOC136200931 gene encoding probable serine/threonine-protein kinase PIX13, which yields MGNWCSCFATESKPQSPEPPPPPPAEPIPDPDLVPSSVVNLIDGDTSFLGSNVSGNSWFSMATNVTTLLSQASGAIAAFWGNNPPEDNEFSVAMGDENLPDGGTASDSKFRAFTFAQLKAATSNFRSDMELGRGGFGGVYKGWIKEKMPSQGTRKSPIAVKRLDANSKQGFRQWRTEVGFLARLSHPNIVKLLGYCKENENFVIVYEFMQKGSLNYHLFGRKSDRFLPWNVRVKIMIGMAEGLSYLHMMEKPIIYRDFKTSNVLLDESYNAKISDFGLAKWGPADGNSYVTGHVMGTMGYTAPEYIKTGNLYVKSDVYSFGVVLIEMLTGMRAIDINRPTHQRNLLEWVKPCLCNRRRLRNIMDGRLEGKYSPKEAKKIAELAARCVEPYPSRRPSMEQVADILKDIGAPYI from the exons ATGGGTAATTGGTGTAGTTGCTTTGCTACTGAATCCAAACCTCAATCTCCTGAACCACCGCCGCCGCCACCGGCCGAGCCCATCCCAGACCCTGACCTTGTTCCGAGTAGCGTCGTCAATCTCATCGATG GAGATACATCTTTTCTTGGTAGCAATGTCTCTGGAAACAGCTGGTTCTCTATGGCAACCAATGTTACAACATTACTATCTCAAGCAAGTGGCGCCATTGCAGCTTTTTGGGGGAATAATCCACCTGAGGACAATGAATTTTCAGTTGCAATGGGTGATGAAAATCTCCCTGATGGAGGAACTGCATCAGACTCAAAGTTCAGAGCCTTCACTTTTGCACAATTGAAAGCTGCGACATCTAATTTTAGAAGTGATATGGAGCTAGGTAGGGGAGGTTTTGGTGGTGTCTATAAGGGCTGGATCAAGGAGAAGATGCCTTCTCAAGGTACTAGGAAATCCCCAATTGCTGTCAAGAGATTGGACGCTAATAGCAAGCAAGGGTTTAGACAATGGCGA ACAGAAGTTGGTTTCTTAGCAAGACTTTCTCATCCAAACATTGTAAAGCTGTTGGGATATTGCaaggaaaatgaaaatttcGTAATTGTCTATGAATTCATGCAAAAAGGAAGCTTGAATTACCATTTGTTTGGAA GAAAATCAGATCGATTTCTTCCATGGAATGTAAGGGTTAAGATTATGATTGGAATGGCTGAAGGTCTGTCTTACTTGCATATGATGGAAAAGCCTATAATTTACAGAGATTTCAAGACATCAAATGTGCTGCTCGATGAG TCTTATAATGcaaaaatttcagattttggtTTGGCAAAATGGGGACCTGCAGATGGCAATTCATACGTAACAGGACATGTTATGGGCACAATGGGCTATACCGCTCCTGAATATATCAAAACAG GAAATTTGTATGTGAAGAGTGATGTATACAGCTTCGGCGTGGTGTTGATCGAGATGCTAACAGGCATGCGAGCAATCGATATAAACCGTCCAACTCATCAACGGAACTTGTTGGAATGGGTAAAGCCATGTCTATGTAACAGAAGAAGGTTGAGAAACATAATGGATGGGAGATTGGAGGGGAAATACTCTCCGAAGGAGGCTAAAAAAATAGCTGAGCTTGCTGCTAGATGTGTTGAACCATATCCCTCCCGGAGACCATCTATGGAACAAGTTGCTGACATTTTGAAAGATATTGGAGCCCCGTATATATAG